Proteins encoded in a region of the Euzebya tangerina genome:
- a CDS encoding acyl-CoA dehydrogenase: protein MSYRAPVKDMMFTLEHVAGLDEIAQIDAFAHAESDLVEGILRECGRFCSEVVAPTNEDGDIQHSRMVDGGVTTPESFKGAYDSYVQSGWGALQFPEEFGGGNFPTAVATAAKEMITAANMAWSLNPLLTTGAVVDLLEHGDDYLQQTFLPKMVTGEWSGTMNLSEPQAGSDVGALTTKAVPNDDGTYAVTGTKIWITWGEHDLTENICHLVLARLPDAPVGTKGISLFLVPKFLVNDDGSLGDRNAVQVVGVEDKLGINASPTCVMEYDNAVGYMVGGPNQGMRQMFTMMNDARLGVGVQGLAISDRAYQMAVDYAIERRQGLAPGDEDTEKGQSRIVAHPDVRRMLLTMRSQIEAMRALTYRNAAALDHAHHSPDEAKAEYERKMADLLTPLSKAWSTDLGVELTSIAIQVFGGMGYVEETGVARHFRDARIAPIYEGTNGIQAMDLLGRKLPMDGGAYVKGFMAEMREVAESLDDEAYGAMGSQLVKALDTVEEATTWLMANRTDFSASFGGATPFLRMFATTVAGYLLAVGAKAAQAKIEAGEEDPFYADKLTTARFYCDNILPTVHGLLDATTAGADDLFAIDADRLQSA from the coding sequence ATGAGCTATCGCGCCCCTGTCAAAGACATGATGTTCACCCTCGAACACGTGGCCGGCCTCGACGAGATCGCCCAGATCGATGCCTTCGCTCACGCCGAGTCCGACCTGGTGGAGGGGATCCTGCGCGAGTGCGGCCGCTTCTGCTCAGAGGTGGTCGCGCCGACCAACGAGGACGGCGACATCCAGCACTCCCGCATGGTCGACGGCGGCGTCACCACCCCTGAGTCGTTCAAGGGGGCCTATGACTCCTACGTGCAGTCGGGCTGGGGTGCGCTGCAGTTCCCCGAGGAGTTCGGCGGTGGCAACTTCCCGACCGCGGTCGCGACGGCGGCCAAGGAGATGATCACTGCCGCCAACATGGCCTGGAGCCTCAACCCGCTGCTGACGACGGGTGCCGTGGTCGACCTGCTCGAACACGGTGACGACTACCTGCAGCAGACCTTCCTGCCGAAGATGGTCACCGGTGAGTGGTCGGGCACGATGAACCTCTCCGAGCCACAGGCCGGCTCCGACGTCGGCGCCCTGACCACCAAGGCCGTCCCGAATGACGACGGCACCTACGCGGTCACCGGCACCAAGATCTGGATCACCTGGGGCGAACACGACCTGACCGAGAACATCTGCCATCTGGTCCTGGCCCGACTGCCGGACGCGCCGGTCGGCACCAAGGGCATCTCGCTGTTCCTGGTCCCCAAGTTCCTGGTCAACGACGACGGCTCGTTGGGCGACCGCAACGCGGTCCAGGTCGTCGGCGTCGAGGACAAGCTGGGCATCAACGCCTCCCCCACCTGCGTGATGGAGTACGACAACGCCGTCGGCTACATGGTCGGCGGGCCCAACCAGGGCATGCGGCAGATGTTCACGATGATGAACGACGCCCGGCTCGGCGTGGGCGTGCAGGGCCTCGCGATCTCCGACCGGGCGTACCAGATGGCCGTGGACTACGCCATCGAACGGCGGCAGGGACTCGCGCCCGGCGACGAGGACACCGAGAAGGGTCAGTCCCGCATCGTGGCCCACCCGGACGTCCGTCGGATGCTGCTCACCATGCGCTCCCAGATCGAGGCCATGCGGGCGCTGACCTACCGCAACGCTGCCGCGCTGGACCACGCCCACCACTCCCCCGACGAGGCGAAGGCCGAGTACGAACGGAAGATGGCCGACCTGCTGACCCCGCTCAGCAAGGCGTGGTCGACCGACCTCGGCGTGGAGTTGACGTCCATCGCCATACAGGTCTTCGGCGGCATGGGATACGTGGAGGAGACCGGTGTTGCCCGTCACTTCCGTGACGCCCGTATCGCACCGATCTATGAGGGAACCAACGGGATCCAGGCTATGGACCTCCTGGGTCGGAAGCTGCCCATGGACGGCGGCGCCTACGTCAAGGGGTTCATGGCCGAGATGCGCGAAGTCGCCGAGAGCCTGGATGACGAGGCCTATGGAGCCATGGGCTCTCAGCTCGTCAAGGCGCTTGACACGGTTGAAGAAGCCACGACGTGGCTGATGGCCAACCGCACCGACTTCTCCGCGTCCTTCGGCGGCGCGACCCCCTTCCTGCGGATGTTCGCGACCACCGTCGCCGGGTACCTCCTGGCCGTCGGCGCCAAGGCGGCGCAGGCCAAGATCGAGGCGGGCGAGGAGGACCCGTTCTACGCGGACAAGCTGACGACGGCCCGCTTCTACTGCGACAACATCCTCCCCACGGTGCACGGCCTGCTGGACGCGACCACGGCCGGTGCGGACGACCTGTTCGCGATCGACGCCGACCGGCTGCAGTCGGCCTAG
- a CDS encoding alpha/beta fold hydrolase, whose product MVRVRTIGAGRTVEAGRTVLAAHGWSGGSDQLGFIVAALVDAGIRVILPDLPGHGRTPPFHADGTATFGDFAQVIGAIAAAHPLHAIVGHSGGALAALMAMRDGAHADRFVGVGMLPRLRESVDRFLDRVEATAEERATFEADGRSRFPGDVYAWTNAYRATADLQVDALLIHDVDDEAVPIVEVRALAAAWVDATLIETSRYGHHLILRRADVIAEIADFLDR is encoded by the coding sequence ATGGTCCGTGTCCGAACCATCGGTGCTGGGCGGACGGTGGAAGCCGGCCGGACCGTCCTGGCCGCACACGGCTGGTCCGGCGGATCCGATCAGCTGGGGTTCATCGTGGCCGCCCTCGTCGACGCCGGCATACGGGTCATCCTCCCCGACCTACCCGGACACGGTCGGACGCCCCCGTTCCACGCCGATGGGACGGCGACGTTCGGGGACTTCGCCCAGGTCATCGGCGCCATCGCGGCCGCCCATCCGCTGCACGCCATCGTCGGCCACTCCGGTGGTGCGCTGGCCGCCCTGATGGCGATGCGCGATGGCGCCCACGCCGATCGGTTCGTGGGCGTCGGCATGCTGCCCAGGCTGCGAGAGTCCGTGGATCGCTTCCTCGACCGAGTCGAGGCCACCGCCGAGGAGCGGGCCACGTTCGAGGCCGACGGACGGAGCCGGTTCCCAGGGGATGTGTACGCCTGGACCAACGCCTACCGCGCAACAGCCGATCTCCAAGTCGACGCACTCCTCATCCATGACGTCGACGACGAGGCGGTCCCGATCGTCGAGGTCCGGGCGCTCGCGGCGGCGTGGGTCGACGCAACGCTGATCGAGACCTCCCGGTACGGCCATCACCTCATCCTCCGACGGGCCGACGTCATCGCAGAGATAGCCGACTTCCTGGACCGCTGA
- the paaZ gene encoding phenylacetic acid degradation bifunctional protein PaaZ has protein sequence MLTLQSYVEGRWVTGDGEQTLMRDAATGTPVAVASSDGLDFGSILDHGRTVGGAALRAMTVHERAVAVKLMAQDLMARREDFAELSWSTGATTADRQYDVEGGFLTARALSSAARQALPNGHVIHDGPPVQLSRDGSFVGQHVYTPRQGVVVQINAYNFPVWGMLEKLAPALIAGMPSVVKPAPQTAQLTEAVVRRIIKAGHLPDGAIQLVVGEPGDLLDHVTSQDVVAFTGSAATARTLKAHPSLLASGATFNAEQDSLNCAILGPDAGPGTPEFELFCAEVVGEITAKAGQRCTCIRRVIVPDALGDAVAEALLDRLGDTVVGDPRDQTTTVGPLVTTAQRQAVLEAVEALSTHAEVLTGDPESPSLQGDVDQAGFLAPTVLRAADPWAEPLHTVEAFGPVTTIIGYEDVDEAVALAAAGDGSLVGSLFTTDRSVAAAVVGGAAAHHGRIHMVDASVAKSQSGHGTPMPTMVHGGPGRAGGGEELGGVRGIFHFMQRTALQGPPALITAATGTWLPGAEARSPEVHPMAMDLESVQIGDQVTIGPREVTLADIEAFAHSTGDHFYAHMDADAVADHPFFEGRVAHGYLLLSWAAGMFVHAPKGPLLANQGLNDLHFGVPFYPGDEMTVTLTCKQKSPRTDQPYGEVRWDTRISNQRGEECASYELLTVVAKPTGAGS, from the coding sequence GTGCTGACCCTGCAGAGCTACGTCGAAGGTCGCTGGGTCACCGGCGACGGCGAGCAGACCCTGATGCGCGACGCCGCCACCGGCACCCCGGTCGCGGTTGCCTCCTCCGATGGCCTCGACTTCGGCAGCATCTTGGACCACGGGCGGACCGTCGGCGGGGCCGCCCTGCGCGCCATGACCGTCCACGAGCGTGCCGTGGCCGTCAAGCTGATGGCACAGGACCTGATGGCCCGCCGTGAGGACTTCGCCGAGTTGTCCTGGTCCACGGGCGCGACCACGGCCGACCGCCAGTACGACGTCGAGGGCGGGTTCCTCACCGCTCGAGCGCTCTCCTCCGCCGCCCGGCAGGCCCTGCCCAACGGTCACGTCATCCACGACGGCCCGCCGGTCCAGCTCAGCCGCGACGGGTCCTTCGTCGGGCAGCACGTCTACACACCCCGACAGGGTGTGGTGGTGCAGATCAACGCCTACAACTTCCCGGTGTGGGGGATGCTTGAGAAGCTCGCCCCGGCGCTCATCGCCGGCATGCCCTCGGTCGTCAAGCCGGCACCGCAGACGGCCCAGCTGACCGAGGCCGTGGTGCGGCGGATCATCAAGGCCGGCCACCTGCCCGACGGAGCCATCCAACTCGTTGTCGGGGAACCCGGCGACCTACTCGATCACGTGACCAGCCAGGACGTGGTCGCCTTCACCGGGTCGGCCGCCACAGCCCGCACGCTGAAGGCCCACCCGTCGCTCCTGGCCAGCGGCGCGACGTTCAACGCCGAGCAGGACTCGCTCAACTGCGCGATCCTCGGCCCTGACGCCGGTCCCGGAACCCCCGAGTTCGAGCTGTTCTGCGCCGAGGTCGTCGGCGAGATCACCGCCAAGGCCGGCCAGCGCTGCACCTGCATCCGTCGCGTCATCGTGCCGGACGCCCTCGGCGATGCGGTCGCCGAGGCGCTGCTCGACCGGTTGGGCGACACGGTCGTCGGTGACCCGCGGGACCAGACCACCACGGTCGGCCCACTGGTGACCACAGCCCAGCGTCAGGCCGTGCTGGAGGCGGTGGAGGCCCTGTCGACCCATGCCGAGGTGCTGACCGGCGATCCCGAGAGCCCCTCGCTGCAGGGCGACGTGGACCAGGCCGGGTTCCTCGCCCCAACCGTCCTGCGAGCCGCCGATCCGTGGGCCGAGCCACTCCACACCGTCGAGGCGTTCGGTCCGGTCACGACCATCATCGGGTACGAGGACGTGGACGAGGCGGTGGCGTTGGCCGCCGCCGGGGACGGAAGTCTGGTCGGCTCGCTGTTCACGACCGACCGGTCGGTTGCCGCGGCCGTCGTCGGTGGGGCCGCTGCCCACCACGGGCGCATCCACATGGTCGATGCCAGCGTGGCGAAGAGCCAATCCGGCCACGGCACGCCCATGCCGACGATGGTCCACGGTGGCCCGGGTCGTGCCGGCGGCGGTGAGGAACTCGGTGGGGTCCGCGGGATCTTCCACTTCATGCAGCGCACGGCGCTGCAGGGCCCACCGGCGCTGATCACGGCGGCGACGGGCACCTGGCTGCCGGGCGCTGAGGCCCGCTCCCCCGAGGTGCACCCGATGGCCATGGATCTGGAGTCCGTCCAGATCGGCGATCAGGTCACGATCGGCCCTCGCGAGGTGACCTTGGCGGACATCGAGGCCTTCGCCCACTCGACCGGCGACCACTTCTACGCCCACATGGACGCGGATGCGGTGGCCGACCACCCGTTCTTCGAGGGTCGGGTTGCCCACGGCTACCTGCTCCTCAGCTGGGCGGCCGGCATGTTCGTCCACGCGCCCAAGGGGCCCCTGCTGGCCAACCAGGGCCTGAACGACCTCCACTTCGGCGTGCCGTTCTACCCGGGAGATGAGATGACGGTCACGCTGACCTGCAAGCAGAAGTCCCCCCGGACCGACCAGCCGTACGGAGAGGTCCGCTGGGACACTCGGATCTCCAACCAACGGGGCGAGGAGTGCGCCAGCTACGAACTGCTCACCGTGGTCGCCAAGCCAACAGGGGCTGGCTCCTGA
- the paaK gene encoding phenylacetate--CoA ligase PaaK — protein sequence MNDLTPDPDTLDPIERASTAELRELQLERLQSTLAHVYANVPHYTRAFDEVGVRPEDCRTLGDLSRFPFTVKTDLRDNYPFGMFAVPSDQVSRIHASSGTTGKATVVGYTAEDIDMWADVVARSLRAAGVRPGMRVHVAYGYGLFTGGLGVHYGAERLGCTVIPVSGGMTERQIQLIQDFEPEVILVTPSYMLALIDEMRRQGVDPASTSLQVGIFGAEPWTEAVRQEVEDTVDMHAVDIYGLSEVIGPGVSQECVDTKDGLHIWEDHFYPEIIDPETGQVLPDGEEGELVFTSLTKQAMPIIRYRTRDLTRLLPGTARPSMRRMEKVTGRSDDMIILRGVNVFPSQIEELLLDIDALSPHFQCVLTKPDRMDVLTVMTESRETLSPEAARAVAGRLASTVKQRVGVTVEVEVKDPGGLPRSMGKAQRLIDNRH from the coding sequence ATGAACGACCTCACCCCGGACCCCGACACCCTGGATCCCATCGAACGGGCGTCCACGGCCGAGCTGCGCGAGCTCCAACTCGAACGTCTGCAGTCGACGCTTGCGCACGTCTACGCCAACGTGCCGCACTACACCCGGGCGTTCGACGAGGTGGGCGTCCGTCCGGAGGACTGCCGGACGCTCGGCGACCTGTCCCGCTTCCCCTTCACCGTCAAGACCGATCTGCGCGACAACTACCCCTTCGGCATGTTCGCCGTCCCAAGCGATCAGGTCTCCAGGATCCACGCCTCGTCGGGCACCACCGGGAAGGCCACCGTGGTCGGCTACACCGCCGAGGACATCGACATGTGGGCCGACGTGGTGGCCCGGTCGCTCCGTGCAGCTGGGGTCAGGCCCGGCATGCGCGTCCACGTCGCGTACGGGTACGGGTTGTTCACCGGTGGACTTGGTGTCCACTACGGCGCCGAGCGGCTGGGTTGCACCGTCATCCCCGTGAGCGGGGGCATGACCGAGCGGCAGATCCAGCTGATCCAGGACTTCGAGCCCGAGGTCATCCTGGTCACGCCGTCCTACATGCTGGCACTGATCGACGAGATGCGCCGGCAGGGCGTGGACCCGGCGTCGACCAGCCTGCAGGTCGGGATCTTCGGCGCCGAGCCGTGGACGGAGGCGGTGCGCCAGGAGGTCGAGGACACCGTCGACATGCATGCGGTCGACATCTACGGGCTGTCGGAGGTGATCGGGCCTGGTGTGTCCCAGGAGTGCGTCGACACCAAGGACGGTCTGCACATCTGGGAGGACCACTTCTATCCGGAGATCATCGACCCCGAGACCGGCCAGGTGCTACCGGACGGCGAGGAGGGGGAGTTGGTCTTCACCTCATTGACCAAGCAGGCCATGCCGATCATCCGCTACCGAACCCGCGACCTCACACGGCTGCTGCCCGGGACTGCCCGGCCGTCGATGCGACGGATGGAGAAGGTCACGGGCCGCAGCGACGACATGATCATCCTCCGAGGTGTAAACGTCTTCCCCAGCCAGATCGAGGAGCTGCTCCTCGACATCGACGCTCTCTCCCCGCACTTCCAGTGCGTGCTGACCAAGCCGGACCGGATGGATGTGCTGACGGTCATGACCGAGTCCCGGGAGACGCTCTCGCCGGAGGCGGCCCGGGCGGTCGCCGGTCGGTTGGCCTCCACGGTCAAGCAACGAGTCGGCGTCACGGTGGAGGTCGAGGTCAAGGATCCGGGCGGTCTCCCCCGGTCGATGGGCAAGGCGCAGCGACTGATCGACAACCGGCACTGA
- a CDS encoding fasciclin domain-containing protein, whose amino-acid sequence MRSPLKLRGLALLFVFALFAGACAAEDDASDAEPTDEAMEETEAMDDGAMEETEAMDDGAMEETEAAVTDSAEACDADAILAAVEGGAEEGTVAGMTDDPVATAASNNPVLTTLTTAVGAAGLGDTLNSADALTVFAPTDCAFAEFDQETLEAALADPAGLLTSVLGYHVIPGEQVGSENIAGEYTTFTEEALTVEGTTVAGQAEIVVPDIQTANATVHLIDTVLVPPSVAGE is encoded by the coding sequence ATGCGATCCCCACTCAAGTTGCGCGGCCTTGCGCTGCTCTTCGTCTTCGCCCTCTTCGCCGGTGCTTGCGCCGCCGAGGACGACGCGTCTGACGCCGAGCCAACTGACGAGGCCATGGAAGAGACCGAAGCCATGGACGACGGTGCCATGGAAGAGACCGAGGCCATGGACGACGGTGCCATGGAAGAGACCGAAGCGGCGGTCACCGACTCCGCAGAGGCGTGTGACGCTGACGCCATCCTCGCAGCCGTCGAAGGCGGTGCCGAGGAGGGCACGGTTGCCGGTATGACCGACGACCCGGTCGCCACGGCCGCGTCCAACAACCCCGTGTTGACCACGCTGACCACCGCGGTCGGAGCAGCTGGACTGGGTGACACCCTGAACTCCGCTGACGCACTGACTGTCTTCGCACCGACGGACTGCGCCTTCGCTGAATTCGATCAGGAGACGCTCGAGGCTGCACTGGCCGATCCGGCCGGCCTCCTGACCTCCGTCTTGGGCTACCACGTGATCCCCGGCGAACAGGTCGGGTCCGAGAACATCGCTGGTGAGTACACCACCTTCACCGAGGAGGCCCTGACGGTCGAGGGCACCACCGTCGCCGGTCAGGCCGAGATCGTCGTCCCCGACATCCAGACGGCGAACGCCACCGTGCACCTGATCGACACCGTCCTGGTGCCTCCGAGCGTCGCGGGTGAGTAG